From Terriglobia bacterium, a single genomic window includes:
- a CDS encoding PxKF domain-containing protein: protein MRIGTPGVVASFLLVQIVSGTPTDVEETVSSTTADTAFRWDSSGQQWIFNISTANLAANQTYVFRIQLNDGSSINFSFGLK, encoded by the coding sequence TTGCGAATCGGGACCCCCGGCGTGGTAGCAAGCTTCCTGCTGGTGCAGATTGTCAGCGGAACGCCGACGGACGTTGAAGAAACGGTCAGTTCGACTACTGCGGATACCGCGTTCCGCTGGGATTCTTCCGGTCAGCAGTGGATTTTCAACATCAGCACGGCGAATCTAGCTGCGAACCAGACTTATGTCTTCCGCATCCAGCTGAACGACGGGAGCAGCATTAATTTCAGCTTCGGATTGAAGTGA
- a CDS encoding PAS domain S-box protein, with the protein MGVKLPSVRRSDSLYAQLGGKASIEAAVEKFYEKVLADRELKPFFAKTNMTWLKLRQTQFMSQALGGPADYKGRSMKSAHAKLLIEPRHFERVGTHLAVTLTELGVPPELVDTVMEKIGGLEGDIVTVRKNDSGDTEQGLTMAQVRAMLENSPINIMLADLDMNIIYVNPASEKLLGTLEKFLPVTADKVVGSSIDIFHKNAAYQRKILSNPRNLPHRSNIQIGDQTADLLATAIYDEKNNYIGPMVTWSLITDRLKTETEMSRVMSMMENAPINIMSADLDLKLQYLNPAAKNLMRKIEQYLPVRADQMIGTAIDIFHKNPEQQRKFLSNDRNLPFSAQIEIGPESFDLKVSAIYDQNKKYLGPMVTWEQITEKLAAERTIKEAQERERKQVEELKTTMATVAQNASGLATASEELTAVSQQMSTNAEETASQANVVSAASEQVNRSLQTVATGTEEMSSSIKEIAKNAADAAKVASEAVKVAQSTNTTVAKLGESSAEISQVIKLITSIAQQTNLLALNATIEAARAGEAGKGFAVVANEVKELAKETAKATEDISRKIEAIQSDTKGAVEAIGAIGAIITQVNDFSNTIATAVEEQNATTTEMTRNVNEAAKGAGEIAKNIAGVAEAAKSTSRGAGDSQKAAQSLASMSAELRGLVGRYKF; encoded by the coding sequence ATGGGAGTCAAATTGCCGTCCGTTCGCCGCTCCGATTCGCTCTACGCTCAACTGGGCGGAAAGGCGAGTATCGAAGCGGCCGTCGAAAAGTTCTACGAGAAGGTCCTGGCAGATCGCGAGCTCAAGCCGTTTTTCGCCAAGACCAATATGACCTGGCTCAAGCTGCGCCAGACGCAGTTCATGAGCCAGGCCCTTGGGGGGCCCGCGGATTACAAGGGCCGCTCGATGAAGTCGGCGCACGCGAAGCTGCTTATTGAGCCGCGGCACTTCGAGCGCGTGGGCACGCACCTTGCGGTGACGCTCACCGAACTGGGTGTGCCGCCCGAGCTGGTGGATACGGTGATGGAGAAAATCGGCGGTCTTGAGGGGGACATCGTGACTGTGCGCAAGAATGATTCCGGAGATACAGAGCAGGGCCTGACCATGGCCCAAGTACGTGCGATGCTGGAAAATTCGCCCATCAACATCATGCTGGCGGATTTGGACATGAACATCATTTATGTGAATCCAGCGTCCGAAAAGCTGCTGGGAACTCTCGAAAAATTCCTGCCGGTGACTGCAGATAAAGTCGTGGGGTCGAGTATCGACATCTTCCACAAGAATGCGGCGTACCAGCGCAAGATTTTGAGCAATCCGAGAAACCTGCCGCACCGGTCGAACATTCAGATCGGCGACCAGACCGCCGATTTGCTGGCCACGGCGATCTACGACGAGAAGAACAACTACATTGGCCCGATGGTCACGTGGTCATTGATCACCGACCGTTTGAAGACCGAGACGGAAATGTCGCGCGTCATGTCCATGATGGAAAACGCGCCCATCAACATCATGTCCGCCGACCTGGATCTGAAGCTCCAGTACCTCAATCCAGCCGCCAAGAACCTGATGAGGAAGATCGAGCAGTATCTCCCCGTCCGGGCCGATCAAATGATCGGCACGGCCATCGACATCTTCCACAAGAATCCTGAGCAGCAGCGCAAGTTCCTGTCCAATGACCGGAACCTGCCCTTCAGCGCTCAGATCGAGATCGGCCCTGAATCGTTCGATCTGAAAGTCAGCGCCATCTACGATCAGAACAAGAAATATCTGGGTCCCATGGTCACCTGGGAACAAATCACCGAAAAGCTGGCCGCCGAGCGCACCATCAAAGAGGCCCAGGAGCGCGAGCGGAAGCAGGTGGAAGAGCTGAAAACAACCATGGCGACGGTGGCGCAGAACGCTTCCGGCCTGGCCACGGCGTCGGAGGAGCTCACCGCTGTCAGCCAGCAGATGAGCACAAACGCGGAAGAGACGGCATCGCAGGCCAACGTGGTCTCGGCGGCTTCCGAGCAGGTGAACCGCAGCCTCCAGACGGTGGCCACCGGCACGGAGGAGATGAGCTCCAGCATCAAGGAGATCGCCAAGAACGCGGCGGACGCGGCCAAGGTTGCCAGCGAAGCGGTGAAGGTTGCGCAGTCGACCAACACGACCGTTGCCAAGCTGGGTGAATCGAGCGCCGAAATCAGCCAGGTAATCAAGCTCATTACTTCCATCGCGCAGCAGACCAACCTGCTGGCGCTTAACGCCACCATCGAAGCCGCCCGCGCGGGCGAAGCCGGCAAAGGCTTCGCGGTCGTCGCCAACGAAGTGAAGGAACTGGCGAAGGAAACCGCGAAGGCCACCGAGGACATCAGCCGGAAGATCGAGGCGATCCAGAGCGATACCAAGGGTGCCGTTGAAGCGATCGGTGCGATCGGCGCGATCATCACCCAGGTGAACGACTTCTCCAACACCATTGCGACGGCCGTCGAAGAACAGAACGCCACGACGACTGAGATGACCCGCAACGTGAACGAAGCGGCTAAGGGCGCAGGCGAGATCGCGAAGAATATCGCCGGCGTGGCCGAAGCCGCCAAGAGCACGTCCCGCGGGGCGGGGGATTCACAAAAGGCGGCGCAATCTCTGGCAAGTATGTCTGCCGAGTTGCGCGGTCTCGTGGGCCGGTACAAGTTCTGA
- a CDS encoding tyrosine-type recombinase/integrase: METDRSIAKYDRSGPNFRVLAPACDRIKQPHVSWHLFRHTHATLLAEVGESIKTAQALLGHSDLGPTLNTYSHAIPKSQRRAVERVAGVLFSSVLNSEGTRED; the protein is encoded by the coding sequence CTGGAAACGGATCGATCTATTGCAAAATACGATCGAAGTGGCCCAAACTTCCGTGTGCTTGCGCCCGCGTGTGATCGGATCAAACAGCCACATGTTTCCTGGCATTTGTTCCGGCATACACATGCGACGCTGCTCGCAGAAGTGGGGGAATCGATCAAGACTGCTCAGGCGTTGCTGGGCCACTCGGATCTTGGACCAACGCTCAACACGTACTCGCATGCGATCCCGAAATCACAAAGGCGGGCAGTGGAGCGGGTAGCGGGAGTTTTGTTCTCAAGTGTTCTGAATTCGGAGGGAACACGCGAAGACTGA
- a CDS encoding chemotaxis response regulator protein-glutamate methylesterase, producing MPSIRVLIVDDSVVVRKVVSEAISSDPAIQVAGTAADGKIALAKIPLLNPDIITLDVEMPGINGIETLKEIRRLYPKLPVIMFSTMTERGAAITLDALSLGASDYVTKPSKSGDPDVAAERVRTEMVPKIKALCAQRPIEPPSALLAAPATDVAVPQLIIPAVPRQASSRIDILAIGASTGGPNALAKMLPLFPANFPIPIVIVQHMPPLFTRLLSDRLNDQTKITIREGVPGSILEPGHVWIAPGDFHMAVERFGANVRLAMNQRSHENSCRPSVDVLFRSVAKVYGSNVLALVLTGMGADGVRGSQHIREQGGLVYVQDEASSVVWGMPGLVAQAGLADDIIPLDIMAYEIVRRVKNSRSLPGRKVAGIAQ from the coding sequence ATGCCATCCATTCGCGTTCTCATCGTTGATGATTCCGTCGTCGTCCGCAAGGTAGTTTCTGAAGCCATCTCCAGCGATCCCGCGATCCAAGTTGCCGGGACCGCTGCGGACGGCAAGATCGCTCTCGCGAAGATTCCGCTCCTCAACCCCGATATCATCACGCTCGATGTGGAGATGCCCGGCATAAACGGCATCGAAACGCTGAAAGAGATCCGAAGACTGTATCCGAAGCTCCCCGTCATCATGTTCAGCACGATGACCGAGCGCGGGGCTGCAATCACACTCGATGCGCTGTCTCTGGGGGCTTCCGATTATGTGACCAAGCCCAGCAAGAGCGGCGATCCCGATGTGGCCGCGGAACGCGTCCGCACCGAGATGGTTCCCAAGATCAAGGCGCTCTGTGCGCAGCGGCCCATCGAGCCGCCGTCTGCTCTGTTGGCGGCTCCCGCCACCGACGTGGCAGTTCCGCAATTGATCATTCCTGCCGTGCCCAGGCAGGCTTCGTCGCGCATCGACATCCTCGCCATCGGAGCTTCCACCGGCGGCCCCAATGCGTTGGCCAAGATGTTGCCTCTGTTTCCCGCGAATTTTCCGATCCCCATCGTCATTGTGCAACACATGCCGCCGCTCTTCACGCGGCTGCTTTCCGACCGGCTCAACGATCAAACGAAGATCACCATTCGCGAAGGGGTGCCGGGCAGCATTTTGGAACCCGGGCACGTCTGGATTGCCCCCGGGGATTTTCACATGGCCGTCGAGCGCTTTGGCGCAAATGTGCGGCTGGCGATGAACCAGAGATCGCACGAGAATTCCTGCCGTCCCTCGGTCGATGTGCTATTCCGTTCGGTGGCAAAAGTCTACGGCAGCAACGTCCTGGCCCTGGTTCTAACGGGTATGGGGGCGGACGGCGTGCGTGGTTCGCAACACATCCGCGAACAGGGCGGCCTGGTCTACGTTCAGGATGAGGCCAGCTCGGTGGTTTGGGGCATGCCAGGGCTGGTGGCGCAAGCCGGCCTCGCAGACGACATCATTCCCCTCGACATCATGGCCTATGAGATCGTGCGCCGCGTCAAAAACAGCCGCTCGTTACCCGGGCGCAAGGTGGCAGGAATTGCCCAGTAG
- a CDS encoding CHASE3 domain-containing protein, translating to MTCLALVWYSNIRASVENSRWVGQTDDVLLEISGTLPAIADAERTSHGYIITGEDSRLESFQSALSHVTEHLDNLKRLISDNPRQQERVTAIQPRIVGRLKLLQEASILKLSDGMPALTWPRWLRESEASAIRGVLLPIEIAVR from the coding sequence GTGACCTGCCTTGCGCTTGTCTGGTATTCAAATATCCGCGCTTCCGTCGAAAACAGCCGCTGGGTAGGACAGACGGATGATGTCCTCCTGGAAATCAGCGGAACTCTGCCGGCAATTGCGGATGCCGAAAGAACAAGCCACGGGTACATCATCACCGGTGAGGACTCCCGCCTAGAAAGCTTTCAATCTGCTCTTTCCCACGTAACGGAACATCTAGACAACCTGAAACGGCTGATCTCAGACAACCCGCGCCAACAAGAACGTGTTACTGCGATACAGCCTCGTATTGTCGGTCGACTCAAGTTGCTTCAAGAAGCCTCGATCTTGAAGCTCTCGGACGGCATGCCAGCATTAACCTGGCCCCGCTGGCTGCGAGAATCCGAGGCATCCGCGATCAGGGGCGTACTGCTGCCGATTGAGATTGCCGTTCGCTGA
- a CDS encoding 1-(5-phosphoribosyl)-5-[(5-phosphoribosylamino)methylideneamino] imidazole-4-carboxamide isomerase: MLIPCIDLQNGQAVQLVQGRRRELAVADVFGLLSKFQNYPWLHIIDLDAAMGKGANNRLVHDLCSQAKKKYGMKVRVGGGIRTVARAAEVIGWGAAQVIIGSSAFARGQVNAPFFRQLAKKVDRKRILVALDTKKGHITIHGWRKGLALRAESLMPELEPFCGGFLCTDVDREGTMSGVNLKWFRKLRGVTTHPIIAAGGIKTRREIAALAKMGMDAAVGMAVYKNRLR; encoded by the coding sequence ATGCTGATCCCTTGCATCGATCTGCAGAACGGACAAGCGGTGCAGCTTGTGCAGGGACGAAGGCGCGAGCTGGCCGTCGCGGATGTGTTTGGCCTGCTCAGTAAATTCCAGAACTATCCCTGGCTGCACATCATCGATCTGGATGCCGCAATGGGCAAAGGCGCCAATAACCGCCTCGTGCACGACCTCTGCTCGCAGGCGAAAAAGAAGTATGGAATGAAGGTGCGGGTCGGCGGCGGAATTCGCACGGTTGCCAGAGCCGCGGAAGTGATTGGCTGGGGCGCAGCGCAGGTGATCATCGGCAGCTCGGCGTTTGCTCGTGGCCAGGTCAACGCGCCCTTTTTCCGGCAGCTTGCAAAAAAAGTGGATCGCAAGCGCATCCTTGTGGCGCTGGATACAAAAAAGGGACACATCACGATTCACGGATGGCGGAAGGGCTTGGCGCTGCGCGCGGAAAGCCTCATGCCGGAACTCGAACCCTTCTGTGGCGGATTTCTTTGCACGGACGTGGACCGCGAAGGCACGATGAGCGGAGTGAATCTCAAATGGTTTCGCAAACTGCGCGGCGTTACCACCCATCCCATCATCGCCGCGGGGGGAATCAAGACGCGCCGTGAAATCGCCGCCCTCGCAAAGATGGGCATGGACGCTGCCGTGGGCATGGCCGTCTATAAGAATCGCCTGCGCTAA
- a CDS encoding AarF/ABC1/UbiB kinase family protein, which translates to MQRKLKRAAELGGLARTMASLQRGSSASARQSQTSVVQRLAQLHGLPQKIGQILSLGELGGEERLFSSLTETAPALSSREAFEEIEKALGRPLGECFAHIEAQGVGASLAQVHKAILPDGRAVAVKIQYPGIADALDLDLRALGWLTAPVGGLNRGFDLSGYRREIGSMFREELNYRHEAEMLGSFREVARRSPRVEIPEVVEEFSNERVLTMAWLDGEPFASTHAWPLAARTEAASVLLRFFLASCFSWGLLHADPHAGNYRFRLIQGRPVIGLLDFGCVKALDARATGALSALIEDTATGVFDPIRARSHFEAMGFQALLLAPMQHLLPGLSEILFEPFSREQPFDLNAWRLGERVEAHLGEFRWNFRMAGPPQLIFFMRAYQGLIQYLKALDAPVNWQEEYRRLAAPALLPEPGAKAAAQSAWPVRAKSSSLKIRVAQSGRTKAEVTFLATVAENLPELMPLGLEEKLANHGIDVAQIAQKAVAGGFAPGDLFHFEEGAKSYRVWLE; encoded by the coding sequence ATGCAGCGTAAACTGAAGCGCGCTGCCGAGCTGGGAGGCCTTGCCCGCACGATGGCAAGCCTCCAGCGCGGCAGCAGCGCTTCGGCCAGACAATCCCAAACGTCGGTCGTGCAACGGCTCGCACAGTTGCACGGATTGCCCCAAAAGATCGGGCAAATCCTTTCTCTCGGAGAACTGGGCGGGGAAGAGCGGCTTTTCAGCTCGCTCACGGAAACCGCCCCGGCGCTCTCCTCCCGGGAGGCCTTCGAGGAAATCGAAAAAGCGCTCGGGCGCCCACTCGGCGAATGTTTTGCGCATATCGAGGCGCAAGGCGTGGGCGCTTCGCTTGCACAAGTACACAAAGCGATTTTGCCTGACGGCCGCGCGGTGGCCGTCAAAATCCAATACCCCGGCATAGCCGACGCGCTGGACTTGGACCTGCGGGCGTTAGGCTGGCTCACGGCCCCCGTGGGCGGCCTGAACCGTGGCTTTGACCTGAGCGGTTATCGTCGCGAGATCGGTTCGATGTTTCGCGAGGAGCTGAACTACCGGCACGAAGCCGAGATGCTGGGTTCTTTCCGCGAGGTGGCGCGCCGCTCTCCGCGGGTGGAAATTCCCGAAGTGGTCGAGGAGTTCAGCAATGAACGCGTGCTGACGATGGCTTGGCTCGATGGCGAGCCTTTTGCTTCTACGCACGCTTGGCCCCTGGCAGCGCGAACGGAGGCGGCTTCGGTTCTTCTCCGCTTCTTTCTAGCGAGCTGCTTTTCCTGGGGACTTCTCCACGCCGATCCGCACGCCGGCAACTATCGCTTCCGATTAATTCAAGGTCGACCGGTGATCGGCTTGCTCGATTTTGGCTGCGTGAAGGCCCTGGACGCACGGGCCACCGGTGCGCTCTCCGCGCTCATCGAAGACACCGCCACCGGCGTATTCGATCCGATCCGCGCGCGTTCTCACTTTGAAGCGATGGGGTTCCAGGCGCTCCTTCTGGCGCCCATGCAGCATCTGCTTCCCGGTCTGAGCGAGATTCTGTTCGAACCGTTCTCCAGGGAGCAGCCTTTTGATCTGAATGCCTGGCGGCTGGGCGAGCGGGTGGAAGCACATCTCGGCGAATTCCGGTGGAATTTCCGAATGGCCGGGCCGCCGCAGTTAATTTTCTTCATGCGTGCCTATCAGGGGCTCATCCAGTATCTGAAGGCTCTGGACGCACCGGTGAACTGGCAAGAGGAGTATCGCCGGCTGGCCGCTCCAGCGTTACTGCCGGAGCCGGGAGCGAAGGCTGCGGCTCAATCTGCATGGCCTGTCCGAGCGAAATCGAGCTCCTTGAAGATTCGAGTAGCGCAAAGCGGCCGCACGAAGGCCGAAGTCACCTTTCTCGCCACCGTAGCGGAGAACCTGCCCGAGCTGATGCCTCTGGGCCTGGAAGAGAAGCTCGCAAACCACGGCATTGATGTGGCTCAAATCGCGCAGAAAGCCGTCGCCGGAGGATTTGCGCCCGGTGATCTGTTCCATTTTGAAGAAGGGGCGAAGAGCTACCGTGTCTGGCTCGAATAA
- a CDS encoding TonB-dependent receptor produces the protein MDKVTASAMVRLMAVCLALQVVLSVPVRATNQDLGPSILLHINVIDEKNQPIEGALGEIRREGKLVASLPTDRNGKTSLSVPGPGSYLITISKEGYVSNQITVEIQANRDTPEMDIVLAKHALNQQSITVQGKITDPVAESSSSQTTLAPTEAKETPARPATLTDALPLIPGIVRGKDGTVRIAGYGENHSALLVNSVDVTDPATGNFGLSVPIDSVETIAVSEMPYLAQYGKFTAGVVTAETRRGGDKWEFSLNDPLPEFRIRSGHLVGLKTATPRLNFSGPLIANRLYFLEGAEYVLKKQEVRTLPFPVNETRSTAINSFTQADWIVSSTQVLTLSYHFAPHSVRYAGLDFFNPQPVTPNANFHESTGAILDRLLIAGGVLQSTFAVTRIKSEVQPQGPAEMILNPAGNQGSYFSRQDRDATRFAWIENWTLPKLHFGGEHTLQIGSLLGHSENEGQFSGSPVQIQDASGHLLQRVVFSGGSRFALSDTEPALYAQDHWVLSPRLALEAGIRVEGQTISHTTRTAPRLGFVWTPYRDGKTVVRGGAGVFYDSVPLNVYAFSSYPLQTVTSYGPSGEILGNPIQYLNITEEKAQSKFPFVDRSRTSGNFAPYSLAWNVEVERPVTRLVTLRVKYLQSVAQDLISIQPEIIQNQNALVLGSRGTARTRQYEFTARIGGEGRRQFFLSYVRQFARGNISDANEFLGDIPFPIVRQNLLASLPSEIPNRFIFWGTYALPRKVRIIPHMELRNGFPYQPTDVYQQYVTQSSGAQDRFPYYFSFDLRGSKDLQVSPKYAVRLSATVQNLTNHFNPLEVHSNVADPRYGIFFGNIHRRVLLDFDVLF, from the coding sequence ATGGACAAGGTGACTGCTTCCGCAATGGTGCGGCTTATGGCCGTCTGCCTTGCATTGCAGGTGGTTCTTAGTGTCCCGGTACGGGCCACGAATCAAGATCTCGGGCCGTCGATCCTCCTCCATATCAATGTCATTGACGAGAAGAATCAGCCGATAGAGGGCGCGCTTGGGGAAATCCGCCGCGAGGGAAAGCTCGTGGCGAGCCTGCCGACAGACAGAAACGGGAAGACGAGTCTCAGCGTTCCAGGTCCGGGAAGCTATCTCATCACGATCAGCAAAGAAGGTTACGTCAGCAACCAAATTACGGTAGAAATCCAGGCCAATCGTGACACTCCAGAGATGGACATCGTGCTGGCGAAACATGCTCTGAACCAGCAGAGCATCACGGTACAAGGGAAGATCACTGATCCGGTCGCGGAAAGCTCCAGTAGTCAGACGACCCTGGCGCCCACAGAAGCCAAAGAGACGCCTGCGCGACCCGCAACGCTGACGGACGCTCTGCCGCTCATCCCGGGAATCGTGCGCGGCAAAGACGGCACGGTGAGAATCGCCGGCTACGGCGAAAACCACAGCGCGCTGCTCGTGAATTCCGTGGATGTGACCGACCCCGCCACGGGAAACTTCGGACTGAGCGTGCCCATCGATAGCGTGGAAACAATCGCCGTCTCGGAGATGCCCTACCTGGCGCAATACGGAAAATTCACGGCGGGGGTTGTCACAGCAGAAACGCGAAGGGGAGGGGACAAGTGGGAGTTCAGCCTGAATGACCCGCTCCCAGAATTTCGAATCCGGAGTGGACACCTCGTGGGGCTGAAAACGGCGACCCCGCGACTGAACTTCAGTGGTCCCTTGATTGCCAACCGGCTCTATTTCCTGGAGGGTGCGGAGTACGTGCTCAAGAAGCAGGAGGTGCGGACGCTGCCTTTCCCAGTGAATGAAACACGATCCACAGCGATCAATTCGTTCACGCAGGCGGATTGGATCGTTTCGTCCACTCAGGTGCTTACCCTCAGTTACCATTTCGCGCCGCATTCCGTGCGGTATGCGGGACTGGACTTTTTCAATCCGCAGCCCGTCACACCTAATGCCAATTTTCATGAGTCCACCGGCGCGATTCTTGACCGGCTGTTGATTGCCGGTGGCGTGCTGCAAAGCACATTCGCCGTTACGCGCATCAAGAGCGAGGTGCAACCGCAAGGCCCGGCAGAGATGATCCTGAATCCGGCAGGGAATCAGGGGAGTTACTTCAGCCGGCAAGATCGCGACGCCACACGATTTGCATGGATAGAAAACTGGACGCTGCCGAAGCTGCATTTTGGCGGAGAACACACGCTGCAAATCGGTTCGTTGCTGGGGCACAGTGAAAACGAAGGCCAGTTCTCGGGCAGCCCGGTGCAGATTCAAGATGCCAGTGGACACCTGTTGCAGCGAGTCGTCTTCAGCGGCGGCAGCAGGTTCGCACTTTCCGACACGGAACCGGCGCTGTACGCGCAGGATCATTGGGTTTTGAGTCCGCGCCTTGCCCTGGAGGCCGGGATTCGCGTCGAAGGGCAGACCATCAGCCATACCACGCGCACAGCGCCGCGCCTGGGTTTCGTGTGGACCCCGTACCGGGACGGAAAGACGGTGGTGCGCGGCGGAGCTGGCGTGTTCTACGACTCCGTGCCGCTGAATGTCTATGCCTTCAGCAGTTATCCCCTGCAGACCGTTACTTCGTACGGCCCTTCCGGCGAGATTCTTGGGAATCCGATCCAGTACCTCAACATCACGGAGGAGAAGGCGCAATCGAAGTTCCCGTTCGTGGACCGATCGCGGACCAGCGGGAACTTTGCTCCGTATAGCCTGGCATGGAATGTCGAGGTGGAACGCCCGGTAACGCGCCTGGTGACCTTGCGGGTGAAGTACCTGCAGAGCGTGGCGCAAGATCTGATTTCGATCCAGCCCGAAATCATTCAGAACCAAAACGCTCTCGTACTGGGCTCGAGGGGGACTGCACGGACGCGCCAGTATGAGTTCACTGCCCGAATAGGCGGCGAAGGACGGCGGCAGTTCTTCCTGTCGTACGTCCGGCAATTCGCACGCGGAAACATCAGCGATGCAAATGAATTTCTGGGAGATATCCCTTTTCCCATCGTGCGGCAGAACCTGCTCGCGAGCTTGCCCAGTGAAATTCCCAATCGTTTTATATTCTGGGGAACGTATGCCCTGCCACGGAAGGTGCGGATAATACCGCACATGGAACTGCGGAATGGCTTTCCTTACCAGCCGACGGATGTGTACCAGCAATACGTCACACAAAGCTCCGGGGCGCAGGACCGATTTCCGTATTACTTTTCATTTGACCTGCGAGGGTCTAAAGATCTTCAGGTCTCACCCAAATATGCAGTCCGGCTCTCTGCAACCGTTCAGAATCTGACGAATCACTTCAATCCTCTGGAAGTGCATTCGAATGTGGCAGACCCGCGATATGGCATCTTCTTCGGAAATATCCACCGCAGGGTCTTGCTCGATTTTGACGTTCTATTCTGA
- a CDS encoding DUF3050 domain-containing protein, with the protein MKTLSSNGHLEAFEARISKQREALLAHPIYEELKDLQTIQTFMKSHVFAVLDFMSLLKTLQRQLTCIDVPWLPAKDPQLARFINEIVLCEESDEVGEGLYLSHFELYLRAMEEIGADTKPVLNFIDQVRGATAFDAALKGLSAENGALNFVRTTFDLARGKPHEVAASFLFGREDIIPQMFSQIMKRLNLFYSDEYHFFRQYLERHIEVDGDHHAPLARKMLASLCEDATVKWQEAERAAVTSIEARIKLWGHIRSELSLQQSASDTHP; encoded by the coding sequence ATGAAGACACTCTCCAGCAATGGACATCTCGAGGCATTTGAAGCGCGGATCTCGAAGCAGCGAGAAGCCCTCTTAGCACATCCCATTTACGAAGAGTTGAAGGATTTGCAGACCATCCAGACTTTCATGAAATCCCATGTTTTTGCTGTCTTGGATTTCATGTCCCTGCTGAAAACCCTGCAACGACAACTGACCTGTATAGACGTACCCTGGCTGCCAGCAAAGGACCCACAGCTTGCTCGATTTATTAATGAAATCGTATTGTGTGAAGAATCTGACGAAGTTGGGGAAGGCCTGTACCTGAGTCATTTTGAGCTCTATTTGCGTGCCATGGAGGAAATTGGCGCCGACACGAAACCGGTGCTGAATTTCATTGACCAAGTTCGAGGAGCAACTGCTTTTGATGCCGCATTGAAAGGTCTTTCCGCGGAAAACGGGGCCCTTAACTTTGTTCGGACCACATTCGATCTGGCTCGCGGGAAACCCCATGAGGTTGCCGCCTCCTTCTTATTTGGCCGTGAAGACATTATCCCGCAGATGTTTTCCCAGATCATGAAACGGCTGAATCTTTTCTACTCCGATGAGTACCACTTCTTCCGTCAGTATCTCGAGAGACACATTGAAGTCGACGGGGATCATCACGCGCCACTGGCGAGGAAGATGCTCGCCTCGTTATGTGAAGATGCGACGGTTAAGTGGCAGGAAGCCGAACGGGCGGCTGTGACCTCGATTGAGGCGAGAATAAAGCTGTGGGGTCACATCAGAAGTGAGCTATCTCTGCAGCAAAGCGCTTCAGATACTCATCCTTGA
- the hisF gene encoding imidazole glycerol phosphate synthase subunit HisF: MSLARRILPCLDTDGARVVKGVNFAGLRDAGDPVELAARYNAEGADELVVLDIAASRDRRPTFLETIRRVAAELAIPLTAGGGIRTLEDARAVVRAGADKVTVNTAAVQRPELLSELSREFGAQAVVLAIDAKRKAGSWDVMVRGGRESSGRDAIVWAREGVARGAGEILLTSVDRDGTQSGFDTTLTARISRAVSVPVIASGGAKLPEHFVEIFNEGAADAALAASIFHDQSQPIRELKQFLAARGVEVRLPC, from the coding sequence ATGAGCCTGGCACGCAGAATCCTTCCCTGCCTCGATACGGACGGCGCACGCGTGGTCAAAGGCGTCAATTTTGCCGGCCTCCGCGATGCCGGCGACCCCGTCGAGCTGGCGGCTCGCTACAACGCGGAAGGCGCCGATGAACTAGTGGTGCTGGACATTGCGGCGTCGCGTGACCGGCGTCCAACCTTCCTTGAGACGATCCGCCGCGTGGCGGCGGAGCTGGCCATTCCCTTGACCGCAGGTGGCGGCATTCGCACCCTCGAGGATGCCCGCGCGGTCGTGCGCGCGGGTGCCGACAAGGTCACCGTCAATACCGCCGCCGTGCAGCGCCCGGAGCTGCTCTCCGAGCTTTCGCGTGAATTCGGGGCGCAGGCCGTGGTTCTGGCCATCGACGCCAAGCGCAAAGCCGGTTCCTGGGATGTCATGGTGCGCGGAGGGCGGGAATCTTCCGGGCGCGACGCCATCGTCTGGGCGCGGGAAGGCGTTGCGCGGGGCGCGGGGGAAATCCTGCTGACGTCGGTGGATCGCGACGGCACACAAAGCGGTTTCGACACCACACTCACCGCAAGAATCTCCCGGGCGGTCTCCGTGCCGGTCATTGCCTCGGGCGGCGCAAAATTGCCGGAGCATTTTGTGGAAATCTTTAACGAAGGCGCGGCAGATGCGGCGCTGGCCGCCTCGATTTTCCATGACCAATCGCAGCCCATTCGCGAATTAAAACAGTTTCTTGCGGCGCGCGGAGTCGAGGTGCGCCTGCCATGCTGA